One Malania oleifera isolate guangnan ecotype guangnan chromosome 9, ASM2987363v1, whole genome shotgun sequence DNA segment encodes these proteins:
- the LOC131164916 gene encoding transmembrane 9 superfamily member 7, with product MGSSGRSFSGFRILFCCLLLVSSVHSFYLPGVAPRDFQTGDLLSVKVNKLSSIKTQLPYDYYFLKYCKPKKIVNNAENLGEVLRGDRIENSVYTFPMGHEQSCKVACRQKIGSESAKNFKEKIDDEYRVNMIMDNLPVAVLRQRRDGSQLTTYEHGFRVGFKGNYAGSKEEKYFINNHLSFRVKYHKDPVTDSARIVGFEVTPNSIHHEYKEWNEENTQLTTCNSDTKNLIQGSTVPQEVDTDKEVVFTYDVSFKLSDIKWASRWDTYLLMNDDQIHWFSIINSLMIVLFLSGMVAMIMMRTLYRDIANYNQLETQDEAQEETGWKLVHGDVFRAPINSGLLCVYLGTGVQIFGMTLVTMIFALLGFLSPSNRGGLMTAMVLLWVFMGLFAGYSSARLYKMFRGTEWKRNTLKTAVMFPGILFAIFFVLNALIWGEQSSGAVPFGTMFALVCLWFGISVPLVFVGSYLGFKKPAIEDPVKTNKIPRQIPEQAWYMKPVFSILIGGILPFGAVFIELFFILTSIWLNQFYYIFGFLFIVFVILLITCAEITIVLCYFQLCSEDYHWWWRAYLTAGSSALYLFLYSVFYFFTKLEITKLVSGILYFGYMSIVSYAFFVLTGTIGFYACFWFVRKIYSSVKID from the exons GGCGATCTCCTCTCTGTCAAAGTGAACAAGCTGTCATCTATAAAAACACAACTTCCATATGACTACTATTTCTTGAAATATTGTAAGCCCAAGAAGATTGTTAACAATGCTGAAAATCTGGGTGAGGTTCTTCGTGGTGACCGTATTGAGAATTCAGTTTACACT TTTCCTATGGGACATGAACAGTCATGCAAAGTGGCCTGCCGGCAAAAGATTGGTTCTGAATCTGCAAAGAATTTTAAGGAAAAAATTGATGATGAATATCGAGTTAACAT GATTATGGATAACCTCCCAGTTGCAGTTCTTAGACAAAGGAGGGACGGGAGTCAGTTAACAACTTACGAACATGGTTTCCGTGTTGGTTTCAAGGGCAATTATGCTGGG AGCAAAGAGGAGAAGTATTTTATCAATAACCACTTAAGCTTTAGAGTCAAGTACCACAAGGATCCTGTGACTGACTCTGCTAGAATTGTCGGGTTTGAGGTTACTCCGAACAG TATTCATCACGAGTACAAGGAGTGGAATGAGGAGAACACTCAGTTGACAACTTGCAATTCGGACACCAAAAATTTAATTCAAGGTAGCACTGTTCCTCAGGAAGTGGACACAGATAAGGAGGTTGTATTTACTTATGATGTTTCTTTCAAG TTAAGTGATATCAAATGGGCATCACGGTGGGACACATACCTTCTCATGAATGATGATCAGATCCACTGGTTCTCCATTATTAACTCGCTGATGATCGTCCTTTTCCTGTCTGGCATGGTGGCTATGATCATGATGAGAACTCTATACCGAGATATAGCCAACTATAATCAACTAGAGACTCAAGATGAAGCTCAGGAAGAAACTGGATGGAAGCTTGTTCATGGGGATGTGTTTAGGGCACCCATCAATTCTGGTTTACTGTGTGTTTATCTTGGGACAGGTGTTCAGATATTTGGAATGACTCTTGTTACAATGATCTTTGCATTGTTGGGTTTCTTATCACCTTCTAATCGGGGGGGACTTATGACTGCAATGGTTCTCTTGTGGGTCTTTATGGGCTTATTTGCTGGTTACTCCTCAGCTCGGTTATACAAAATGTTCAGGGGCACAGAGTGGAAGAGGAATACCTTGAAAACTGCAGTTATGTTTCCGGGTATTCTCTTTGCCATATTCTTTGTGCTTAATGCTTTAATTTGGGGTGAGCAATCTTCTGGTGCAGTGCCCTTTGGGACCATGTTTGCTCTTGTATGCTTATGGTTTGGCATCTCAGTGCCATTGGTGTTCGTGGGTAGTTACCTGGGTTTTAAGAAACCAGCCATTGAAGACCCGGTAAAGACTAATAAAATCCCAAGGCAGATACCGGAGCAGGCATGGTACATGAAACCGGTCTTCTCCATACTCATTGGAGGCATTTTACCATTTGGGGCGGTTTTCATTGAACTCTTCTTCATCTTGACGTCAATCTGGCTGAATCAGTTCTATTACATCTTTGGCTTCCTTTTCATAGTCTTCGTCATCCTATTAATCACTTGTGCCGAGATAACGATTGTGCTATGCTACTTCCAGTTGTGCAGTGAGGATTATCATTGGTGGTGGAGAGCTTACCTGACTGCTGGTTCCTCTGCTTTGTACCTTTTCCTCTACTCAGTTTTCTACTTCTTTACCAAGTTGGAGATTACTAAGCTGGTCTCTGGCATCCTGTACTTTGGCTATATGTCGATTGTGTCGTATGCTTTCTTTGTCTTGACGGGGACGATTGGCTTCTATGCATGCTTCTGGTTTGTTCGGAAGATATACTCTTCGGTGAAAATTGATTGA